CTACATCGCTTCAGTAAAAGGACAATACCATCCTTCTGAATTTGAGATTAATAAAGATAATCTCTATAAGCTACAAGAAGAAATCGAATTGAATTTAGTTTGGAGAAAGAATTTTGCTAATGCAAAAAAGAAAGAAGATCAAAACTCCTTGAAGTTTATTTCTCCCTACTTTAATCAAAACCAAAAGATTACTGCTAATCTAAATCGCTTTTTGAAGAATATTAACTGGGTAACAGACCCTACAACTCGCTTTGAAATACGCACTGATAAAATTTCATCGATAGAACAACGAAAAGAAATATATTTCGTAGGAAATCGAAAGCTTAAAAGAAAAGAAAGAGATGTCGATTTTGCTATAATCAATCCTTATGATGAAATTGGACAAGATACATTTAAGGCCATAAAAGTCGGTCTCATTGCTAATATTGCGATTTATGAAAATCATCTTTTACTTAAAAGAAAAATTGCAGAGGCAATAAAAATTGAATCCGACCCAACACTTCAAAAAGAGCTTGAACTATATCATGAGAAGTTAGAAGAGAAGTTAAAGAACTCTCCTTCACATATGAAATTAGCAAATCTCTTATCGATGTATCGAGATATCACGATCTTTGAGAAGGCAAAAACAAAATCAAAACTTTCTTACTATATTGACCCTTTAATTGAAGAGACTCTAGTTTATAGTAATGTTCACAAAGAGCTTCACAAGAAAAAGAGATGGAATCAAGAAACTAAAGTGATCCACGACATAGTTGCAAAGATGGCAACGACAGTAGACAAGCGCTTTGCTGTTTACTTTAAGAAGTCTATCAAGTTTGAAAACCCAACTTATGGTGAAGTGACAAAAATTGGTAAGAATGAAAAAGCACATCTACTCTATCAACTAAAACCTATGGATATTATCTTTATTCATAATGAAAATAATTTCAACAATGCTGTTGTTGAAAAGTTTTGGGATAATGTAGGAATCTGGATTGGAAGCTGGGACGATATTGTAAAATTAGGACTTTCCACTCATCCTCTGATCAAAGAGCATCAAGAAAAAATTCAAACGAAAGAGTTAAACTTCCTAGTCTCAACCAGACAAGGGGTTAAACTTAAAAATATGAGCTCGATATTAAATCAAGACGATATTGCTATTGTTAGAAAACGAAGACTTAGCTACGAAGAAACAGTTAAAGGCCTAACTCTTGCCTTTAGCAATCTTGGAAAACCTTATGATTACTCAATGAATCCACAAGATAAAGAGAAAGTATCTTTTGCGCAGCTCGTCTTTGACAGCTTTCCTCAAGTGAATTGGGATAAGTCACATATGTATAAACAAGAAGCAGTTTCTCCGTATAAGATTACACAGCGCACCGGTGAAGAAAAAGACTTCTTCACAGTTCTACTATATCGAAATGGTAAAGAAGTTCTAGAAGACCTTGAGGAAAATTTTCGAACCATTTCCTCTCAAAACTAAAATGGGAATATGCAATGCATCTCAATTATGATAGAAATAATTATGTATTGCCCAAATTGCCAAACACCAAACACTAAAGTTATCGATTCGCGTCATCTTTCGGATGGACTTGCTGTTCGCCGTAGACGTTCGTGCCCAAAGTGTGATTTTCGCTACACGACTTATGAGAAGCTTCAGCTTCAAGTTCCGGCCATTGTTAAAAATGACAAAAGACGTGAGCCATATAATCGTGAAAAGATCTCAAAAGGTATCAATAAGGCATGTCAAAAAAGACCTTTAACAACAGCACAAATTAACCGATTAATTGATGATGTTGAAATGACTTTATCTCAAAAGAATAATACTGAAGTTGTGGCCAAGGTTGTTGGTGAAGTTGTGATGGAAAAATTATACGAATTAGACCCTGTTGCCTATGTTCGTTATGCTTCTTTTTATTGGAACTTTAATGACATTGATGGCTTCATTGAAAGTTTACAAAAAAGTATTGGGCAATTTACAAATATAAAAGAAAAGATTTTTATCAATAAGGATATACTAAGTGAAAAACCAAGCATTCAATAATAAATCAGCTGCTAGAAGCTTTGCATTTAAATTCATCTACAAACTCTTTCTTAAAGATTTCAAAAATGATTTAAGTGACTACCAATCTGACCTTGAGAAATTAAAAGTTGATATTGAAGAGTTTGAAGAGTCATATATTAAAGAAGATGATGAACACAGTGATAATGAATTAAATCCAAGTGTTCAAAATTATGGAAATAAGCTTATCACAGGTGTTATCAAAAACTTTGAAAGCATTAAGTCCACAGCTTCGGAGTGTATTCTAAAAAGAAGTTTTGACTCTGTTGATGCTATTGAAAGAGCTATTATCTGCCTTGGTATTTATGAGATTAAATTTGAAGAAACACCAAATAATGTAGCAATCAATGAATATGTAAATCTTGTAAAGAGTTACGGGAAAGAAGACTCTAAGAACTTTGTAAATGGTCTTTTAGACAGAGTGAGTAAGTCTTAACGATATGTCAGTAAAAGAAGAGATCTTCACATTAGTAAACGAAAGAGTAGGAGCAGTGATTT
This sequence is a window from Halobacteriovorax vibrionivorans. Protein-coding genes within it:
- the nusB gene encoding transcription antitermination factor NusB, translated to MKNQAFNNKSAARSFAFKFIYKLFLKDFKNDLSDYQSDLEKLKVDIEEFEESYIKEDDEHSDNELNPSVQNYGNKLITGVIKNFESIKSTASECILKRSFDSVDAIERAIICLGIYEIKFEETPNNVAINEYVNLVKSYGKEDSKNFVNGLLDRVSKS
- the nrdR gene encoding transcriptional regulator NrdR is translated as MQCISIMIEIIMYCPNCQTPNTKVIDSRHLSDGLAVRRRRSCPKCDFRYTTYEKLQLQVPAIVKNDKRREPYNREKISKGINKACQKRPLTTAQINRLIDDVEMTLSQKNNTEVVAKVVGEVVMEKLYELDPVAYVRYASFYWNFNDIDGFIESLQKSIGQFTNIKEKIFINKDILSEKPSIQ
- a CDS encoding YiiX/YebB-like N1pC/P60 family cysteine hydrolase; this translates as MRINISKLLLYLSASSLLSSCASVDQIEMAYDNYRNSVSRYIASVKGQYHPSEFEINKDNLYKLQEEIELNLVWRKNFANAKKKEDQNSLKFISPYFNQNQKITANLNRFLKNINWVTDPTTRFEIRTDKISSIEQRKEIYFVGNRKLKRKERDVDFAIINPYDEIGQDTFKAIKVGLIANIAIYENHLLLKRKIAEAIKIESDPTLQKELELYHEKLEEKLKNSPSHMKLANLLSMYRDITIFEKAKTKSKLSYYIDPLIEETLVYSNVHKELHKKKRWNQETKVIHDIVAKMATTVDKRFAVYFKKSIKFENPTYGEVTKIGKNEKAHLLYQLKPMDIIFIHNENNFNNAVVEKFWDNVGIWIGSWDDIVKLGLSTHPLIKEHQEKIQTKELNFLVSTRQGVKLKNMSSILNQDDIAIVRKRRLSYEETVKGLTLAFSNLGKPYDYSMNPQDKEKVSFAQLVFDSFPQVNWDKSHMYKQEAVSPYKITQRTGEEKDFFTVLLYRNGKEVLEDLEENFRTISSQN